The Streptomyces sp. Je 1-332 genome has a window encoding:
- the rpmA gene encoding 50S ribosomal protein L27: MAHKKGASSTRNGRDSNAQRLGVKRFGGQTVNAGEILVRQRGTHFHPGSSVGRGKDDTLFALAAGAVEFGTHRGRKVVNIVPVA, translated from the coding sequence ATGGCACACAAGAAGGGCGCATCGTCCACTCGGAACGGGCGCGATTCCAATGCTCAGCGGCTCGGCGTGAAGCGCTTCGGCGGTCAGACCGTCAACGCCGGTGAGATCCTGGTCCGCCAGCGTGGCACCCACTTCCACCCCGGCTCGAGCGTCGGCCGTGGCAAGGACGACACGCTGTTCGCGCTGGCCGCCGGTGCGGTCGAGTTCGGCACCCACCGTGGCCGCAAGGTCGTGAACATCGTTCCGGTCGCCTGA
- the rplU gene encoding 50S ribosomal protein L21, protein MYAIVRSGGRQHKVAVDDIVEVDKLPTAKVGDTVELSTLLVVDGDAVTSDPWVLAGIKVTAEVVDHHKGAKIDILRYKNKTGYRRRQGHRQQYTAIKVTGIPTAAK, encoded by the coding sequence GTGTACGCCATCGTGCGCAGCGGTGGTCGCCAGCACAAGGTTGCTGTCGACGACATCGTTGAGGTTGACAAGCTTCCCACCGCCAAGGTTGGCGACACCGTAGAGCTCTCTACGCTGCTCGTTGTCGACGGCGACGCCGTGACGAGTGACCCGTGGGTGCTTGCCGGTATCAAGGTCACGGCCGAGGTCGTGGACCACCACAAGGGCGCGAAGATCGACATCCTTCGCTACAAGAACAAGACCGGCTACCGCCGTCGCCAGGGTCACCGCCAGCAGTACACGGCGATCAAGGTCACCGGTATCCCCACGGCTGCGAAGTAA
- the proB gene encoding glutamate 5-kinase has product MGSSGSIGEVVAGARQGVAEAHRVVVKVGSSSLTTASGGLDADRVDALVDVLAKSRSGGEREIVLVSSGSIAAGLSPLGLRRRPKDLARQQAAASVGQGLLMARYTASFARYGVRVGQVLLTSDDMARRAHHRNASRTFDQLLAMGALPVVNENDTVATDEIRFGDNDRLAALVAHLVHADLLVLLSDVDGLYDGDPARPGTSRISEVTGPADIAHVQIGSAGKAGVGTGGMVTKVEAARIAAAAGIPVVLTSASQAADALAGRDTGTYFHRTGRRSGDRLLWLQHASEPRGALTLDDGAVRAVVEGRKSLLPAGIAAVEGDFAAGDPVELRDAAGRAVARGLVNFDAKELPQLLGRSTRDLARELGPAYEREVVHRDDLVLLHD; this is encoded by the coding sequence ATGGGATCTTCGGGATCAATTGGGGAAGTCGTGGCTGGGGCAAGGCAGGGCGTCGCAGAGGCCCACAGGGTTGTCGTCAAGGTCGGGTCCTCGTCCCTGACCACCGCGTCGGGGGGCCTGGACGCCGATCGCGTTGACGCCCTCGTTGACGTGCTCGCCAAGAGCCGCAGCGGCGGCGAGCGCGAGATCGTGCTCGTGTCGTCCGGCTCCATCGCCGCCGGGCTCTCGCCGTTGGGGCTGCGTAGGCGGCCCAAGGACCTGGCGAGGCAGCAGGCGGCCGCCAGCGTTGGCCAAGGCCTTCTCATGGCCCGCTACACCGCTTCCTTCGCCCGGTACGGCGTACGCGTCGGGCAGGTGCTCCTCACCTCCGACGACATGGCGCGGCGCGCCCACCACCGCAACGCCTCGCGCACCTTCGACCAGCTCCTGGCGATGGGCGCGCTGCCGGTCGTGAACGAGAACGACACCGTGGCGACGGACGAGATCCGCTTCGGCGACAACGACCGGCTCGCCGCCCTCGTCGCCCACCTCGTCCACGCCGACCTCCTCGTCCTGCTCTCCGACGTGGACGGCCTCTACGACGGCGACCCCGCCAGGCCGGGCACCTCCCGGATCTCCGAGGTCACCGGCCCCGCCGACATAGCGCACGTCCAGATCGGCAGCGCGGGCAAGGCGGGCGTCGGCACCGGCGGCATGGTCACCAAGGTCGAGGCCGCGCGGATCGCCGCGGCGGCCGGTATCCCGGTGGTCCTGACCTCCGCGAGCCAGGCCGCCGACGCCCTCGCGGGCCGCGACACCGGCACGTACTTCCACCGCACGGGCCGCCGCTCCGGGGACCGGCTCCTGTGGCTCCAGCACGCCTCCGAGCCGCGGGGCGCGCTGACGCTCGACGACGGGGCCGTGCGCGCGGTCGTCGAGGGGCGCAAATCGCTGCTGCCCGCCGGGATCGCGGCGGTCGAGGGAGACTTCGCCGCGGGCGACCCGGTCGAGCTGCGGGACGCCGCGGGGCGGGCCGTGGCGCGCGGCCTGGTGAACTTCGACGCCAAGGAGCTGCCCCAGCTCCTCGGCCGCTCCACGCGGGATCTCGCGCGGGAGCTCGGACCGGCGTACGAGCGGGAAGTCGTGCACCGCGACGACCTGGTCCTGCTGCACGACTGA
- a CDS encoding phospholipase D-like domain-containing protein, translating to MKQIKGGRQAVALATVLSAAGIQSVSAVGTAAADGEPPLVEAPLFNDPKGTPEQQHAIRTRLIDLTNAAVPGSTIKVAVYHVWEASVVDALVAAKHRGVNVQMVLDETSRSDRPTNTSYARLATELGTDRDKPSFVTLCPADKSCLGDPKYGKSIMHNKFWLFSQVEGARDVVVQTTSNSTPSAHTKFYNDALQLPNNPTMYEAYADYFAEMIRKDWRNWDYRTVSDGLYKAYFFPRSGTVNETDTMYSVLNNVQCNYKDAAGVARHTNIRASIFKITRKQIADKLVSLKKAGCTVSIVYAETDSAKSQGGTPGTWEALHKAGGPTVRCFNDDRDPLHPGTKLTTPYIIHSKYLLIDGMYDGKRNKLSFTGSQNYTAPALRENDEAIVKVDDDSVHDAYRGHFDRVGAVAWPGKADSTDLCKGVKPLPPDGEKPV from the coding sequence GTGAAACAGATCAAGGGCGGACGCCAGGCGGTCGCGCTGGCCACCGTCCTGTCGGCGGCGGGGATCCAGTCCGTCAGCGCCGTGGGGACGGCGGCGGCCGACGGGGAGCCGCCGCTGGTGGAGGCACCGCTCTTCAACGACCCGAAGGGCACACCGGAGCAGCAGCACGCGATCCGGACCAGGCTGATCGACCTGACGAACGCCGCGGTGCCCGGCTCGACCATCAAGGTCGCGGTCTACCACGTGTGGGAGGCCTCGGTCGTCGACGCGCTCGTGGCGGCCAAGCACCGGGGCGTGAACGTGCAGATGGTGCTCGACGAGACCAGCAGGAGCGACCGCCCCACGAACACCTCGTACGCCAGGCTGGCGACGGAGCTCGGCACCGACCGCGACAAGCCGTCCTTCGTGACGCTCTGCCCGGCCGACAAGTCCTGCCTGGGTGACCCCAAGTACGGCAAGTCGATCATGCACAACAAGTTCTGGCTGTTCTCGCAGGTCGAGGGCGCCAGGGACGTCGTCGTACAGACCACGTCGAACTCGACGCCCTCCGCGCACACGAAGTTCTACAACGACGCGCTGCAGCTCCCGAACAACCCGACGATGTACGAGGCCTACGCCGACTACTTCGCCGAGATGATCCGCAAGGACTGGCGGAACTGGGACTACCGCACGGTGAGCGACGGCCTCTACAAGGCGTACTTCTTCCCGCGCTCCGGCACGGTCAACGAGACCGACACCATGTACTCGGTCCTGAACAACGTGCAGTGCAACTACAAGGACGCGGCCGGGGTGGCCAGGCACACCAACATCCGTGCCTCGATCTTCAAGATCACCCGCAAGCAGATCGCCGACAAGCTCGTCTCGCTCAAGAAGGCGGGCTGCACGGTCAGCATCGTCTACGCCGAGACCGACAGCGCCAAGAGCCAGGGCGGCACCCCTGGCACCTGGGAGGCCCTGCACAAGGCCGGCGGGCCGACCGTGCGCTGCTTCAACGACGACCGGGACCCGCTGCACCCCGGCACCAAGCTGACAACGCCCTACATCATCCACTCGAAGTACCTGCTCATCGACGGCATGTACGACGGCAAGCGGAACAAGCTCTCCTTCACCGGCTCGCAGAACTACACGGCTCCGGCGCTGCGTGAGAACGACGAGGCGATCGTGAAGGTCGACGACGATTCCGTGCACGACGCGTACCGCGGCCACTTCGACCGGGTAGGGGCCGTCGCCTGGCCGGGCAAGGCCGACAGCACCGACCTGTGCAAGGGTGTCAAGCCGCTGCCGCCGGACGGTGAGAAGCCGGTTTGA
- the obgE gene encoding GTPase ObgE, producing the protein MTTFVDRVELHVAAGSGGHGCASVHREKFKPLGGPDGGNGGRGGDVILVVDQSVTTLLDYHHSPHRKATNGAPGAGDNRSGKDGQDLVLPVPDGTVILDKQGNVLADLVGQGTTYVASQGGRGGLGNAALASARRKAPGFALLGEPGDEGDVVLELKTVADVALVGYPSAGKSSLISVLSAAKPKIADYPFTTLVPNLGVVTAGSTVYTIADVPGLIPGASQGKGLGLEFLRHVERCSVLVHVLDTATLESDRDPVSDLDIIEAELREYGAGLENRPRVVVLNKIDVPDGQDLADLVRPDLEARGYRVFEVSAVAHKGLKELSFALAEIVAAGRAAKPKEEATRIVIRPKAVDDAGFTVKLGDDGIYRVRGEKPERWVRQTDFNNDEAVGYLADRLNRLGVEEELMKAGARTGDGVAIGPEDNAVVFDWEPTVMAGAEMLGRRGEDHRLEAPRPAAQRRRDRDAERDEAEKAYDDFDPF; encoded by the coding sequence ATGACCACCTTCGTGGACCGCGTCGAGCTGCATGTCGCCGCGGGTAGCGGGGGCCACGGCTGTGCCTCCGTCCACCGTGAGAAGTTCAAGCCGCTCGGCGGTCCCGACGGCGGTAACGGCGGCCGTGGCGGTGACGTGATCCTGGTCGTCGACCAGTCGGTCACGACGCTGCTCGACTACCACCACTCCCCGCACCGCAAGGCCACCAACGGCGCCCCCGGCGCCGGTGACAACCGCTCCGGCAAGGACGGCCAGGACCTGGTCCTGCCCGTGCCGGACGGCACCGTCATCCTCGACAAGCAGGGCAACGTCCTCGCCGACCTGGTCGGCCAGGGCACCACGTACGTCGCGTCGCAGGGCGGTCGCGGCGGCCTCGGCAACGCCGCGCTCGCCTCGGCCCGCCGCAAGGCGCCCGGCTTCGCGCTGCTCGGCGAGCCGGGCGACGAGGGCGACGTCGTCCTGGAGCTCAAGACCGTCGCGGACGTCGCGCTCGTGGGTTACCCGAGCGCGGGCAAGTCCTCGCTGATCTCGGTCCTGAGCGCGGCCAAGCCGAAGATCGCGGACTACCCGTTCACGACGCTGGTCCCCAACCTCGGTGTGGTGACGGCCGGTTCGACCGTCTACACCATCGCCGACGTACCGGGCCTGATCCCGGGCGCGAGCCAGGGCAAGGGCCTTGGCCTGGAGTTCCTGCGGCACGTCGAGCGGTGCAGCGTCCTGGTGCACGTCCTGGACACGGCGACCCTCGAGTCCGACCGTGACCCCGTCTCCGACCTCGACATCATCGAGGCCGAGCTGCGTGAGTACGGCGCGGGCCTGGAGAACCGCCCGCGTGTCGTCGTCCTCAACAAGATCGACGTACCGGACGGCCAGGACCTCGCCGACCTGGTCCGCCCCGACCTGGAGGCCCGCGGCTACCGCGTCTTCGAGGTGTCGGCCGTGGCGCACAAGGGGCTCAAGGAGCTCTCCTTCGCGCTCGCCGAGATCGTGGCCGCGGGGCGTGCCGCGAAGCCGAAGGAGGAGGCGACCCGTATCGTCATCCGCCCCAAGGCCGTGGACGACGCGGGCTTCACCGTCAAGCTCGGCGACGACGGCATCTACCGCGTGCGCGGCGAGAAGCCGGAGCGCTGGGTGCGCCAGACCGACTTCAACAACGACGAGGCCGTCGGCTACCTCGCGGACCGGCTCAACCGCCTCGGCGTCGAGGAAGAGCTGATGAAGGCGGGCGCCCGCACGGGTGACGGCGTCGCCATCGGCCCCGAGGACAACGCGGTCGTCTTCGACTGGGAGCCCACGGTGATGGCCGGCGCGGAGATGCTCGGCCGCCGCGGCGAGGACCACCGCCTGGAGGCGCCCCGTCCCGCTGCTCAGCGCCGCAGGGACCGGGACGCGGAGCGGGACGAGGCGGAGAAGGCGTACGACGACTTCGATCCGTTCTAG